A region from the Phycisphaeraceae bacterium genome encodes:
- a CDS encoding PKD domain-containing protein, which translates to MNKRLAERGRPVTRPARFLESLMLRLRVHLTPTAALFAALTIWGLSVSGAVAEPWLAPGWSCRAVVGVESVGSAGVDVAAVRIIHAGLATRSGDDYRVFDAQGAPVPYQITAHDPARDSLISFRCASPGSVFTIYFGKADAPVDPLRAVVDPAPGKGPPTAGPDADGWIPKAGLVLTTMRRDPAAANPETIDQMAQLIATSPGLDGSGYRANISDGMNPFGDSDNYISVYRGWLKIPAAGQYGFCTASNEASFSFLDGKDLVNWPGRHTEERGKYGQKNVELRLEAGLHYVEYLQEEALLFQMAFLGYEPPGGGAYVGIPNDCFPQPHRGYVRLYEQADAQGANVHPTVMPRIELVSSRWPPARKEGQHTLYHFIADAGAAMTDTGKDAPANSPSALAAWKFSWSFGDGLSAEGARVEHLYLKLGSYTVTMTATDPTGRQVSRTWPLRVFQIDHIARSFKNGQAAPYVAIAKGYDIGKLATPSLAELARLADEAGERELVKTAANQATTRSDITPDDLADMHLLLATSAALGKSSISGSAMTADEARQVVAHLKAAIEKESDPIERVKAYARLIRVVGIDVGDAETAQGLYNQAKDEAKKAGIRRKMQAAFREATIAIGDARLYARQIEQASEDYKTAEALAESPMPPQVKVSKVGAFPEAIEQALERHRVEDAMRIAQSWRYEVPSDQIRGTVLFYLAKIERLQGRPAATIKPMRLAIDLAQGAEFEAEARWTLAQAYRDLGDIDAYTRTLKGLVKSGLSGTYRDQAIKALAENDVPTNAGGKP; encoded by the coding sequence ATGAATAAACGACTCGCGGAACGCGGGCGGCCCGTCACCCGTCCGGCTCGATTCCTGGAAAGCCTCATGCTCCGGCTCAGAGTTCATCTCACACCGACCGCTGCCCTGTTCGCCGCCCTGACGATTTGGGGCTTGTCCGTTTCCGGGGCCGTTGCCGAGCCGTGGCTGGCTCCCGGCTGGTCCTGCCGGGCTGTGGTGGGTGTGGAAAGCGTGGGTAGTGCGGGGGTCGATGTTGCAGCGGTTCGCATCATCCATGCTGGTCTGGCGACCCGGAGCGGCGACGACTATCGCGTCTTCGACGCCCAGGGCGCACCCGTGCCCTACCAGATCACCGCCCACGATCCCGCCCGCGACTCGCTCATCAGCTTTCGGTGCGCCTCGCCGGGTTCGGTGTTCACGATTTATTTTGGCAAAGCTGACGCCCCGGTCGATCCGCTCCGCGCTGTCGTCGATCCGGCTCCGGGCAAAGGCCCGCCGACCGCAGGCCCCGATGCTGACGGCTGGATTCCCAAGGCTGGCCTGGTACTCACGACCATGCGGCGCGATCCGGCAGCAGCCAATCCCGAAACGATCGACCAAATGGCCCAGCTCATCGCTACCTCACCCGGCCTCGACGGATCAGGCTACCGGGCCAACATCAGCGACGGGATGAATCCTTTCGGCGACTCGGATAATTACATCAGCGTCTATCGCGGCTGGCTGAAGATTCCCGCGGCGGGTCAATACGGGTTCTGCACCGCATCCAATGAGGCGAGTTTCAGCTTTCTCGACGGCAAGGATCTGGTGAACTGGCCCGGACGCCATACCGAGGAGCGCGGAAAGTACGGCCAAAAAAATGTCGAGCTTCGTCTCGAAGCCGGCCTGCACTACGTCGAATACCTGCAGGAGGAAGCCCTGCTTTTTCAGATGGCTTTCCTGGGTTACGAGCCGCCCGGAGGCGGAGCGTATGTCGGCATTCCCAATGACTGCTTTCCTCAGCCGCACCGAGGTTATGTTCGGCTTTATGAACAGGCGGACGCACAGGGAGCCAACGTACACCCGACCGTCATGCCCCGCATCGAACTCGTCAGCAGTCGTTGGCCGCCCGCCCGCAAGGAGGGGCAGCACACGCTTTACCATTTCATCGCGGACGCAGGCGCAGCGATGACCGATACGGGGAAAGACGCTCCTGCCAACTCACCCTCCGCACTGGCTGCATGGAAATTCTCCTGGTCGTTCGGTGATGGCTTGAGCGCGGAAGGAGCCAGGGTCGAGCACCTCTATCTCAAACTCGGCAGCTACACGGTGACGATGACCGCGACCGATCCGACAGGCAGGCAGGTTTCACGGACTTGGCCGTTGCGGGTGTTTCAGATCGATCACATCGCCCGTAGTTTCAAGAATGGTCAGGCGGCACCCTATGTCGCGATCGCCAAGGGCTATGACATCGGCAAACTCGCTACGCCCTCGCTGGCGGAGTTGGCGCGGCTCGCTGACGAGGCGGGCGAGCGTGAGCTGGTGAAAACGGCGGCCAACCAGGCGACGACGCGGAGCGACATTACTCCCGACGATCTGGCGGACATGCACCTGCTGCTGGCGACCTCAGCAGCTCTGGGTAAGTCCAGCATTTCTGGCAGCGCCATGACTGCCGACGAAGCGCGACAAGTCGTCGCCCATCTCAAGGCAGCCATCGAAAAGGAATCGGACCCGATCGAGCGGGTTAAAGCCTACGCACGCTTGATCCGGGTTGTCGGCATTGATGTCGGCGACGCGGAGACGGCACAAGGGCTTTACAACCAGGCGAAGGACGAAGCGAAAAAAGCAGGCATTCGCCGGAAGATGCAGGCGGCCTTCCGCGAGGCGACCATCGCCATCGGTGATGCGCGGCTGTATGCGAGGCAGATCGAGCAGGCGAGCGAGGATTACAAAACAGCCGAGGCGCTGGCGGAATCGCCGATGCCCCCGCAGGTCAAGGTCTCAAAGGTCGGCGCGTTTCCGGAGGCCATCGAGCAGGCATTGGAGCGTCACCGCGTCGAGGATGCGATGCGAATCGCCCAGAGCTGGCGTTATGAAGTGCCTTCCGATCAGATTCGCGGCACGGTGCTTTTTTATCTGGCGAAAATCGAGCGGCTCCAGGGCAGGCCGGCAGCGACGATCAAACCGATGCGGCTGGCGATTGACCTCGCACAGGGAGCGGAGTTCGAGGCTGAGGCCCGCTGGACGCTCGCGCAGGCTTATCGTGATCTGGGCGATATTGACGCTTACACACGCACACTCAAGGGACTGGTCAAGTCGGGTCTGAGCGGTACCTACCGCGATCAGGCGATCAAGGCCCTGGCGGAAAACGATGTGCCGACCAATGCAGGAGGAAAACCATGA
- a CDS encoding DUF58 domain-containing protein, whose product MVETSAQSATRYLDPAALAKLKNLGIAARLVVEGLYAGQHRSPHRGYSIEFAEHREYTPGVDPRHLDWKILGKRDKLYVKQYEEQTNLRCYLLLDSSASMSYRHDGAITKFEYACYCAASLAYLMQSQHDAFGLITYDQKVATHIPPRQGRNHLRVVLEELGKAQPVGQTDLTTTFNELAETMKRRALVVVLSDLFSVGEVGKLLESISHLRHKKHEVVVFHVLDRAELTFPFDDVTQIEDIETTRLVSANASSMRNEYLRRLNEFIDSMRSGCQSRGVGYALADTSQPFDLFLGNYLSHRLRLAAKR is encoded by the coding sequence ATGGTGGAAACTTCCGCGCAATCCGCGACCCGCTACCTCGACCCCGCGGCTCTGGCGAAGCTGAAAAACCTCGGCATCGCGGCGCGTCTGGTCGTCGAGGGACTCTACGCCGGCCAGCACCGCTCGCCGCACCGGGGCTACTCCATCGAGTTCGCCGAGCATCGTGAATACACGCCGGGCGTCGATCCGCGTCACCTCGACTGGAAGATTCTGGGCAAGCGCGACAAGCTCTACGTCAAGCAGTACGAGGAACAGACCAATCTCCGCTGCTACCTCCTGCTCGATTCGTCGGCTTCGATGAGTTACCGCCACGACGGAGCGATCACCAAGTTTGAGTACGCCTGCTACTGCGCTGCGAGCCTGGCTTACCTCATGCAGAGCCAGCATGATGCGTTCGGCCTGATTACCTACGATCAGAAAGTCGCCACGCATATCCCGCCCCGACAGGGACGCAACCACCTGCGCGTCGTACTCGAGGAGCTGGGCAAGGCTCAACCCGTCGGTCAGACCGACCTGACAACGACTTTCAATGAACTGGCGGAGACGATGAAACGTCGCGCGCTGGTCGTCGTGCTCAGCGATCTCTTTTCCGTCGGCGAAGTCGGCAAGCTGCTCGAATCAATCAGCCATCTGCGGCATAAGAAGCACGAGGTCGTGGTGTTTCATGTTCTCGACCGTGCGGAGCTGACTTTCCCATTCGACGACGTTACGCAGATCGAGGACATCGAAACCACGCGGCTGGTCTCCGCCAACGCCAGCTCGATGCGGAATGAATACCTCCGCCGACTCAACGAGTTTATCGACTCCATGCGCTCCGGCTGTCAGTCGCGCGGCGTGGGCTATGCGCTAGCGGATACCAGCCAGCCCTTTGATCTATTCCTTGGAAATTACCTGAGCCACCGGCTGCGGTTGGCGGCCAAACGATGA
- a CDS encoding exo-alpha-sialidase produces MTTLNSNSSLAAHIVERSPRLVVRPGGEYGPAARTWQGIPGIERTTRGRLWATWYTGQGGEGAGNHVVVGVSDDDGKTWIDPFMVIAPASTAEREFDSCLWSDPNGTLWLFWSQCNEKKHFDGRAGVWETHTANPDAEKPTWSAPRRIANGIMMNKPTVLSSGRWLLPTSVWSGVGREWHRELDPERFSNVLASDDQGRTFQIIGSADVPDRTCDEHMIVERRDGQLWMLVRTRYGIGESFSADGGRTWSLGQPSRIEGPGSRIFIRRLRSGRLLLINHDRKRAVDSGLRGRSFLTAWLSDDEGMTWDGGLLLDERLMVSYPDGIEADDGRIFVIYDFNRGDIHSPTAERQVLMAVFREQDVDAGRLVSADARLRVPASQATGLLHACYVPLPG; encoded by the coding sequence ATGACAACACTTAATTCCAATTCGTCATTGGCAGCGCATATTGTCGAACGGTCTCCTCGACTAGTCGTCCGCCCCGGCGGCGAATATGGCCCCGCTGCTCGCACGTGGCAGGGCATTCCCGGCATCGAACGAACCACACGCGGCCGACTGTGGGCGACGTGGTACACCGGTCAGGGCGGCGAGGGCGCGGGGAATCATGTCGTCGTCGGCGTCAGCGATGACGACGGGAAAACGTGGATCGATCCGTTCATGGTCATCGCCCCAGCCTCGACGGCTGAGCGGGAGTTTGATTCGTGCCTGTGGAGCGATCCGAACGGTACGCTCTGGCTTTTCTGGTCTCAGTGCAACGAGAAAAAGCATTTCGATGGCCGGGCGGGTGTTTGGGAAACGCATACCGCAAACCCCGACGCGGAGAAGCCCACGTGGTCTGCGCCGCGACGCATCGCCAACGGCATCATGATGAACAAGCCCACCGTGCTATCCAGCGGCCGGTGGCTGCTGCCGACATCGGTGTGGTCGGGGGTCGGCCGTGAATGGCATCGTGAGCTTGATCCCGAACGATTTTCCAACGTCCTCGCCAGTGACGATCAAGGCCGGACTTTTCAGATCATCGGCTCCGCGGATGTCCCTGATCGAACCTGCGACGAACACATGATCGTCGAAAGGCGCGATGGTCAACTCTGGATGCTGGTGCGCACCCGATATGGCATCGGCGAGAGCTTTTCCGCTGACGGCGGCAGAACGTGGAGCCTCGGTCAACCCAGCAGGATCGAGGGGCCGGGCAGCCGCATTTTTATCCGCCGCCTGCGGTCAGGGCGGCTGCTCCTGATAAATCATGATCGAAAGCGCGCAGTGGATTCCGGCTTGCGCGGACGCAGTTTTCTGACCGCGTGGCTCTCCGATGATGAAGGCATGACGTGGGACGGAGGCTTGCTCCTCGATGAGCGGTTGATGGTCTCCTATCCCGACGGCATCGAGGCTGACGACGGACGGATTTTCGTGATCTACGACTTCAACCGGGGAGACATCCACTCGCCGACGGCTGAACGGCAGGTGTTGATGGCGGTCTTTCGTGAGCAGGATGTAGATGCGGGTCGGCTTGTCAGTGCCGACGCGCGGCTTCGTGTTCCGGCCAGTCAGGCGACCGGCCTCCTGCACGCCTGCTATGTCCCGCTGCCCGGATAA
- a CDS encoding DUF4159 domain-containing protein has translation MSSRSINLARGIAFIWLILCAALTALADRQLGTIGPPQRQNPQRQTSGEATAPLPLPATPMRRSEPKAEPAPPLFIGKLKYGTTQDYMPNPGDVDNLLRHVRYQLDAWYGWQPIGIDEIVAMYKKGKRCELPLLYITGYESFEFTAEQREALVDYIQEGGTLLGDAALGSPAFTKSFEAEVLRMFPQRKLEILQLDHPILHGYYNYQNVHYFTIAQGIHTRIEGPPALLGMNFNARTAVILSPYDMTCGWDEFYAPPAPRAGNAKPEPTMAMMPNDALRMGINIVSYTAAQRRFAKAQAVTREVVGDQPQKRAAVPIALLKHQGDWNPDPNSLQQLIRLLAQQTSVPMEFKLQPVDAKVEELIDTPILVMTGMDEPKLTDDEVAALRRHLQAGGFLFINNTSGFAKFDKEARATIARIFPNQKLEPVPADHELFKSLYEVKSARDAGTLAQRDAELEMVSLDGRAAIVYSKNDTLAMLKGVHDPYANAYDAESARKIALNILTYAARR, from the coding sequence ATGAGCAGCCGGTCGATAAATCTCGCTCGCGGCATTGCGTTTATTTGGTTGATTCTCTGCGCCGCTCTCACGGCGCTGGCGGATCGGCAACTGGGTACGATCGGCCCGCCGCAGCGACAGAATCCGCAGCGGCAGACCTCCGGCGAGGCGACCGCGCCGCTGCCGCTGCCCGCCACACCGATGCGCCGCAGCGAGCCCAAGGCTGAGCCTGCGCCGCCGCTTTTCATCGGCAAGCTCAAGTACGGCACGACTCAGGATTACATGCCCAATCCCGGCGACGTGGACAACCTCCTCCGTCACGTGCGCTATCAGCTCGATGCCTGGTACGGCTGGCAGCCCATCGGTATCGACGAAATCGTTGCGATGTACAAAAAGGGCAAGCGCTGCGAATTGCCCTTGTTGTATATCACGGGCTACGAGTCTTTCGAGTTCACCGCTGAGCAGCGCGAGGCTCTGGTTGATTACATCCAGGAAGGCGGCACGCTGCTGGGTGACGCGGCTCTGGGAAGTCCGGCCTTCACCAAGTCGTTTGAAGCGGAAGTTCTCAGGATGTTTCCTCAGCGGAAACTCGAAATCCTCCAGTTGGATCACCCGATCCTTCACGGCTACTACAACTATCAAAACGTCCACTACTTCACGATCGCGCAGGGCATCCACACCCGGATCGAAGGCCCGCCTGCACTGCTGGGGATGAACTTCAACGCTCGTACCGCGGTGATCCTCTCACCCTATGACATGACCTGCGGCTGGGATGAGTTCTACGCGCCGCCTGCCCCGCGAGCCGGAAACGCCAAACCCGAACCCACGATGGCGATGATGCCCAATGACGCGCTGCGCATGGGAATCAACATCGTCTCCTACACAGCGGCGCAACGGCGCTTTGCCAAGGCACAGGCCGTCACACGCGAAGTCGTCGGCGACCAGCCGCAAAAACGCGCTGCGGTGCCCATCGCGCTGCTCAAGCATCAGGGGGACTGGAACCCCGACCCCAACAGTCTCCAGCAACTCATCCGTCTGCTGGCGCAGCAGACGAGTGTTCCGATGGAGTTCAAACTCCAGCCCGTGGACGCCAAAGTAGAGGAACTCATCGACACGCCGATTCTCGTCATGACCGGCATGGATGAGCCGAAGTTGACCGATGACGAGGTGGCTGCGCTTCGCCGCCACCTTCAGGCAGGCGGTTTTCTTTTCATCAACAACACGTCGGGCTTCGCCAAGTTTGACAAGGAAGCGAGAGCGACGATCGCGCGGATCTTTCCGAATCAGAAACTCGAACCGGTGCCCGCTGATCACGAGCTTTTCAAGTCGCTCTATGAAGTTAAATCCGCCCGTGACGCAGGCACGCTGGCGCAGCGTGACGCGGAGCTAGAGATGGTGTCGCTGGATGGACGAGCCGCCATCGTTTACTCAAAAAACGACACGCTGGCGATGCTCAAGGGCGTGCATGATCCCTACGCGAATGCGTATGACGCCGAGTCTGCCCGCAAGATCGCATTGAACATCCTCACCTACGCCGCGAGACGTTGA
- a CDS encoding VWA domain-containing protein produces the protein MFLSPLLLLGLLATAIPLVLHLRRSTKAKKITFSTTRFFDEQFIRSSRRARFQDFFLMLLRILLLVLFVLALAQPLLKFPNLAALAGGKRTVAIVIDDSASMGVTEDQGSMLDRAKRGAILLLDDLSVARGDRVTVVLAGRREDGVKSLFAEPTSDFASVRSAISAIRLTDLATDLNGAIEAASHTIGGDLAGGATTGNKEIYVFSDLQESAFAPSDPIDPGPGVGLLMVSTRPDGRASRDNVSVDAIQYGAPQPMIGVPFAFRTLVTNHSDAARTVSVSLIIDDASGAASGHAALPAVQKVVDLPAGRSRIVRFVHRFTKPGWFSGRVEVGPPPADAQNTSAAPRDSLAVDNQRHFALKVEESVKLLAINGAPSAVAARDELFFFRLALTSTPQSGSRATRDAGSIRIIEKQSAGVPFVDDTAQSGSPISAADLARLDLSNIPLIVMANVVDLSAGSLEALEKYVDGGGSLLISLGDRVDPKAYNTWLGENRLHGGLLPGRITDLVGSTQPATDTATPDAGFIASVADEHPALAGFADGQFGNLSAVRFTARWGLDAPADSVLMRAPNGDAILAEKRFGRGRVMLFTSSLDRDWNNFPLQASYVPWLYRLVGYLAQNSLAGANFVRTGQVVDLPASATQVEALQVETPDGTIEYPQPGKSTTAGDNASAMELAGVEHAGIYKVRSALAKASDPPRLLLAANVPSEESEAGVLDDTGVKDHMAAGAAWAFVDAPESTVEAGQLARRGFGVWDQLLFVALLVGLFEPWLANRLSRRRAQSSPDALAQRDSLTRAEISPDASKSPADLRQSA, from the coding sequence ATGTTCCTGTCTCCTCTCCTGCTCCTGGGCCTGCTTGCGACGGCGATTCCGCTGGTGCTGCACCTGCGCCGCTCCACGAAGGCCAAAAAGATCACCTTCAGCACAACACGCTTTTTCGACGAGCAGTTCATCCGTTCATCACGGCGAGCGCGGTTTCAAGATTTCTTCCTGATGCTTCTGCGCATCCTGCTGCTGGTTCTCTTCGTGCTCGCGCTGGCACAACCGCTGCTGAAGTTCCCCAACCTTGCTGCCTTGGCGGGCGGCAAACGCACTGTCGCCATCGTCATCGACGACTCCGCCTCAATGGGTGTCACCGAGGACCAGGGATCCATGCTCGACCGTGCCAAGCGCGGCGCGATCCTGCTGCTCGATGATCTCTCCGTTGCACGCGGGGATCGGGTCACCGTGGTGCTAGCCGGACGGCGAGAGGACGGCGTTAAATCTCTGTTCGCTGAACCGACCAGCGACTTCGCCTCCGTCCGCAGTGCGATCTCCGCCATCCGCCTGACCGATCTGGCGACGGACCTCAACGGCGCGATCGAGGCCGCATCGCACACCATCGGCGGTGATCTGGCCGGCGGCGCGACGACAGGAAATAAGGAGATTTACGTTTTCAGCGATTTGCAGGAGTCCGCCTTCGCTCCCAGCGACCCGATTGATCCCGGCCCGGGCGTGGGGCTGCTCATGGTCAGCACCCGACCTGATGGACGTGCCTCGCGGGACAACGTCTCGGTCGATGCGATCCAGTACGGCGCGCCGCAGCCGATGATCGGCGTACCCTTCGCTTTCCGCACGCTCGTCACCAATCACTCCGATGCAGCGAGGACTGTCTCCGTGTCGCTGATTATTGACGATGCCAGCGGGGCCGCATCGGGACATGCAGCTCTGCCCGCCGTGCAAAAGGTCGTTGATCTCCCCGCAGGCCGCAGCCGCATCGTCCGATTCGTCCATCGCTTCACCAAACCGGGCTGGTTCAGCGGGCGTGTCGAGGTCGGCCCTCCCCCTGCTGACGCGCAGAATACGTCAGCGGCACCGCGCGATTCGCTGGCGGTCGATAATCAGCGGCACTTTGCGCTGAAGGTTGAAGAAAGCGTCAAGCTCCTCGCCATCAACGGCGCACCGTCGGCAGTCGCTGCGCGGGATGAACTGTTCTTTTTCCGTCTGGCGTTGACATCAACACCGCAATCCGGGTCGCGTGCGACACGAGACGCAGGCTCGATCCGCATCATCGAAAAGCAATCTGCGGGGGTGCCGTTCGTTGATGACACCGCGCAAAGCGGCTCGCCGATCAGTGCTGCGGACCTCGCCCGCCTCGACCTGTCGAACATTCCGCTGATCGTGATGGCCAACGTCGTCGATCTGTCCGCTGGGTCGCTTGAAGCACTGGAGAAATACGTGGACGGCGGCGGGAGCCTGCTGATTTCTCTGGGCGACCGCGTTGATCCCAAAGCCTACAACACCTGGCTGGGTGAGAACCGTCTGCACGGCGGACTGCTGCCCGGACGGATCACCGATCTGGTCGGCAGCACGCAACCCGCGACGGATACCGCGACACCCGATGCCGGCTTTATCGCCTCCGTCGCTGACGAGCATCCCGCCCTGGCAGGTTTCGCCGACGGACAATTCGGCAACCTCTCTGCGGTTCGTTTCACCGCGCGATGGGGACTCGATGCACCTGCTGACTCCGTACTCATGCGTGCCCCCAACGGCGACGCAATCCTCGCGGAGAAACGCTTCGGGCGCGGTCGTGTCATGCTTTTCACCAGCTCACTCGACCGCGACTGGAATAATTTTCCGTTACAGGCTTCGTATGTCCCCTGGCTTTATCGGCTCGTCGGCTACCTCGCGCAGAACAGCCTCGCGGGGGCGAACTTTGTCCGCACGGGGCAGGTGGTTGATCTGCCCGCATCCGCAACGCAGGTCGAGGCCTTACAGGTCGAAACGCCTGACGGCACGATCGAGTACCCGCAGCCTGGAAAATCGACGACTGCCGGCGATAACGCAAGTGCGATGGAATTAGCCGGTGTCGAACATGCGGGCATTTACAAAGTGCGATCCGCATTGGCGAAGGCCTCTGACCCGCCGCGTCTGCTGCTGGCTGCCAATGTTCCCAGTGAGGAATCCGAAGCCGGCGTGCTCGATGACACAGGCGTCAAGGATCACATGGCCGCGGGCGCGGCCTGGGCGTTTGTCGATGCGCCGGAATCTACCGTCGAAGCGGGTCAACTGGCGCGACGCGGATTCGGCGTGTGGGATCAGTTGCTTTTCGTCGCCCTGCTCGTGGGCCTTTTCGAGCCGTGGCTCGCCAATCGTCTGTCGCGACGGCGTGCCCAAAGCTCGCCTGACGCCCTCGCGCAGCGCGACTCGTTGACACGCGCTGAGATTTCTCCGGACGCATCGAAATCTCCAGCCGACCTCCGCCAAAGCGCATGA
- a CDS encoding MoxR family ATPase: MTKLGTSRPLGLKDAPAAEIDPAALARLGEARQALKAQISRVIIGQERIIDDLLTAIFARGHCLMVGVPGLAKTLMVQTIARAIDLQFNRIQFTPDLMPADITGTEVIQQDPTSGQRSFKFVNGPVFANILLADEINRTPPKTQAALLQAMQEQQVTSGGQTYELPKPFFVLATQNPIEQEGTYPLPEAQLDRFMFLLKVGYPTPAEELAIAKATTSDLAIQIEKVLRGPEILTLQKMVRQVPVSDHVAMYCVKLGRSTRPADEIAPPFIREFVSWGVGPRAIQYLVLGAKARAALAGQYNVTVEHVRQVAPLVLRHRMIVNFHAEAEGVDSDNLIKRLLENVTEPTPEEYDKLNATA; encoded by the coding sequence ATGACCAAACTCGGCACCTCTCGACCGCTTGGCCTCAAAGACGCGCCCGCTGCTGAAATCGACCCTGCTGCGCTGGCGCGGCTGGGCGAGGCCCGGCAGGCACTCAAAGCGCAGATCAGCCGCGTCATCATCGGACAGGAACGGATCATCGACGATCTGCTCACCGCGATTTTCGCGCGGGGACACTGCCTGATGGTCGGCGTCCCCGGTCTGGCCAAGACGCTGATGGTGCAGACCATCGCCCGTGCGATCGACCTTCAATTCAACCGCATTCAGTTCACCCCCGATCTGATGCCCGCCGACATCACCGGCACCGAGGTCATCCAGCAGGATCCAACCAGCGGCCAGCGTAGTTTCAAGTTTGTCAACGGCCCGGTGTTCGCCAACATCCTGCTGGCGGATGAAATCAACCGCACCCCTCCGAAAACTCAGGCGGCACTGCTCCAGGCGATGCAGGAGCAGCAGGTCACCAGCGGCGGGCAGACGTATGAATTGCCCAAGCCGTTTTTCGTTCTGGCGACACAAAACCCAATCGAGCAGGAAGGCACCTACCCACTGCCCGAAGCGCAGCTCGATCGTTTCATGTTCCTGCTCAAGGTGGGCTATCCGACGCCGGCGGAGGAACTGGCCATCGCCAAGGCGACGACCAGCGATCTGGCGATCCAGATCGAAAAAGTCCTGCGTGGTCCGGAGATTTTGACACTGCAGAAAATGGTGCGACAGGTTCCCGTGAGCGATCACGTCGCGATGTATTGCGTGAAACTCGGCCGCTCGACGCGCCCCGCCGACGAAATCGCCCCGCCGTTTATACGGGAGTTTGTCAGTTGGGGCGTCGGCCCGCGTGCCATCCAGTACCTCGTGCTGGGGGCAAAGGCCCGCGCCGCACTGGCTGGGCAATACAACGTGACGGTCGAGCATGTGCGTCAGGTTGCCCCGCTGGTGCTGCGACACCGCATGATCGTCAATTTCCACGCCGAGGCTGAAGGCGTGGACAGCGACAACCTGATCAAGCGATTGCTCGAAAACGTCACGGAACCGACGCCGGAGGAATACGACAAGCTCAACGCTACGGCCTGA
- a CDS encoding tetratricopeptide repeat protein, protein MTIDGSTFLATVRPALEKGNPRMLESVVSTRWNFLDLCQLLQNADVDVRRVAAVTLGFVGDMSCVPCLTRALHDTDEQVNQMADHGLWSIWFRRGGNVQAMQPFTQGTSRLAEENYQEAIKSFGEATRIDPHFAEAYNQCAIAHSFLGQWRESIDDCQRTLQNLPTHYGALNGMGHCHTQLGDLRQALDCYKRALGINPRMSLIRYACSRIESRLKNDSSGQFKAIHLPT, encoded by the coding sequence ATGACCATTGACGGCTCAACATTTCTCGCGACCGTTCGTCCCGCTCTTGAGAAGGGCAACCCGCGCATGCTCGAGAGCGTGGTTTCGACACGATGGAATTTTCTCGATCTATGTCAGTTGCTTCAGAACGCGGATGTCGATGTGCGCCGTGTCGCAGCAGTCACGCTCGGCTTCGTGGGTGATATGTCGTGCGTGCCCTGTCTGACCCGCGCACTTCACGACACGGATGAGCAGGTCAATCAGATGGCGGATCACGGCCTGTGGTCGATATGGTTTCGTCGCGGCGGCAATGTCCAGGCGATGCAGCCATTCACGCAGGGCACCTCGCGGCTGGCGGAGGAGAATTATCAGGAGGCGATCAAATCATTCGGAGAGGCGACACGGATCGATCCGCACTTTGCCGAAGCCTACAACCAGTGCGCCATCGCCCACTCTTTCCTCGGCCAATGGCGGGAGTCGATCGACGACTGCCAGCGCACCCTCCAGAACCTGCCCACCCACTACGGTGCGCTGAACGGCATGGGCCACTGTCACACACAGCTTGGTGATCTCCGGCAGGCGCTCGACTGCTACAAACGCGCGCTGGGGATCAATCCACGCATGTCGCTGATTCGATACGCATGTTCACGCATTGAGAGCCGACTGAAAAACGACTCCTCCGGCCAGTTCAAGGCGATTCATCTCCCCACTTGA